From the Tenacibaculum dicentrarchi genome, the window TTAACCTGATTAATTGTCATTTTGATCAGAATCCTCTTCAAAACTATTGTCGGTATTAATTTCAGAATTACCATAATCATCAATATCTCTTCTGTCTTTTTTGGTAGGTCTTCCTGCGCCTTTTTTTCGATAATAATCTTTTGAATATTTCAATAAAGCAGTTCTATCAAACTCTTCTTTTGGGGTTAAATCTTTTCGGTATAAATCAACCAACTTAGCGCCAACACGACTATCAGGTATGTCTAAGACTTTTATCTTATAATTTATTTGAT encodes:
- a CDS encoding RNA-binding S4 domain-containing protein, which gives rise to MRIDKYLWCIRFFKTRSIATDTCKKGHVKINGVKLKPSKEIFGNEEISIRKNQINYKIKVLDIPDSRVGAKLVDLYRKDLTPKEEFDRTALLKYSKDYYRKKGAGRPTKKDRRDIDDYGNSEINTDNSFEEDSDQNDN